A genome region from Nocardioides cynanchi includes the following:
- a CDS encoding DUF58 domain-containing protein, with the protein MREALSGLTVRGRAFLAAGITAVVCAVLLGQPTLTRVGVLVAALPLITVATLGRSRYRLALVRSVSPQTVTAGQPATVELTMTNEGRTPSGVLLLEDHVPYVLGTRPRFVLDGIGHGWRRHATYQVRSDVRGRYEIGPMSVRVSDPFGLVELGRSFHSTAPLTVTPRTVPLPPIPLGGAWTGSGDNRPRAFAIGSAEDVTVREYRRGDDLRRVHWRSSARVGELMVRREEQPWQSRATLFVDNRLSAHQGQGIASSLEAAVSAAASIAVHLGQRGFTVRLVTSSGDDLSTTWHTREPELNTRAMLEALAVVQPVTNYRIDTGWLAESTHGGLLLAVIGAITEADGPMLRRMHHHAGTALALALDVSAWGSSSAGLGVVPSSARPMLVRQGWRAVTLRPRDRLDLVWQDLGRTSAHAARGGVGPDEVRAVPEGAR; encoded by the coding sequence GTGCGTGAGGCCCTCTCCGGTCTGACCGTCCGCGGACGGGCGTTTCTCGCTGCCGGCATCACGGCGGTGGTCTGCGCGGTGCTCCTCGGACAGCCGACCCTGACCCGGGTCGGCGTGCTCGTCGCCGCGCTGCCGCTGATCACGGTGGCCACGCTGGGTCGCAGCCGTTACCGGCTGGCCCTGGTCCGCAGCGTGAGCCCCCAGACGGTGACCGCCGGCCAGCCGGCCACGGTGGAGCTCACCATGACCAACGAGGGCCGCACCCCCAGTGGGGTGCTGCTGCTGGAGGACCACGTCCCCTACGTCCTGGGCACGCGGCCGCGCTTCGTGCTCGACGGGATCGGACACGGCTGGCGCCGCCACGCGACGTACCAGGTGCGCTCCGACGTCCGCGGCCGTTACGAGATCGGGCCGATGAGCGTGCGGGTCAGCGACCCGTTCGGCCTGGTGGAGCTGGGCCGTTCCTTCCACAGCACCGCACCGCTGACCGTCACCCCACGCACGGTGCCGCTGCCGCCGATCCCGCTCGGCGGCGCCTGGACGGGCTCGGGCGACAACCGGCCCCGGGCCTTCGCGATCGGCAGCGCCGAGGACGTCACCGTGCGCGAGTACCGCCGCGGCGACGACCTGCGTCGCGTGCACTGGCGCAGCTCGGCGCGGGTGGGCGAGCTGATGGTGCGCCGCGAGGAGCAGCCCTGGCAGTCCCGGGCGACGCTCTTCGTGGACAACCGGCTTTCCGCCCACCAGGGGCAGGGCATCGCGTCCTCGCTGGAGGCGGCGGTCTCGGCGGCCGCCTCGATCGCGGTGCACCTCGGACAGCGCGGCTTCACGGTCCGGCTGGTGACGTCGTCCGGCGACGACCTGAGTACGACGTGGCACACCCGCGAGCCGGAGCTGAACACCCGGGCGATGCTCGAGGCGCTGGCCGTCGTACAGCCGGTGACCAACTACCGCATCGACACCGGCTGGCTGGCCGAGTCGACCCACGGAGGGCTGCTGCTCGCCGTGATCGGCGCGATCACCGAGGCGGACGGCCCGATGTTGCGCCGGATGCACCACCACGCCGGCACCGCCCTGGCTCTGGCCCTCGACGTCTCGGCCTGGGGATCCTCCAGCGCCGGGCTGGGCGTTGTCCCGAGCTCCGCGCGGCCGATGCTGGTCCGTCAGGGCTGGCGGGCGGTCACCCTGCGCCCACGTGACCGACTCGACCTGGTCTGGCAGGACCTCGGCCGGACCAGCGCCCACGCCGCGCGCGGCGGAGTGGGACCCGACGAGGTGCGCGCCGTGCCGGAGGGTGCCCGATGA
- a CDS encoding transglutaminaseTgpA domain-containing protein, whose translation MSGRATGLRQGLPMALVAAATTWVGMWSWKGFTSNWGDFLGPLLFVALVVSVGGAALRAAPLPRRAGVTLHVLLIVVVLWLMLGGSLLSPIASTCDLAASISDAWVSAATWAPPIPTTVPSIAPLMIPCGALALFLVDLTACWLRRVSLAGLPLLAVYCVPISLIGTGVSWPVFLAAAAGFLLMMFLQESAHISRWGRPLGTGAAGADPHGFGVSNGASKSSAGAVGSAAVVLAVILPIFIPTLHLDGLGMFGSGGSGSGVKVTNPITDMRRNLQRGKDVPLLDIVTNDPHPSYLRIAVLNQFNGLEWTTGSRQIISDQLANGIVPMEQGLARDVPLKSYNYSVQATSDFDSSWLPTQFPVSDIEAAGDWHWDATTMDFIAGSDQPTTAGATWTMVSSQPQLTAYSMAHSLQAPLAIQNAFTALPTTLPPLVSQLADRVTAGDTTRLQKAIDLQRWFRSTGHFRYSLKTASGDGNSALTTFLTRGKGGRIGYCEQFASAYAVMARSLDIPARVAVGFLQPSPGPNGDWVYSAHDLHAWPELYFRGSGWVRFEPTPSIRAKTTPIYTREPLTRPNGGPKKSQGPGGGKTATDPTSGQSVKKPHDQTTTSTSSGSGFHVPWVPLLVGLVVLVLLAVLALLPRSIRRARRTRRLAGHAEDAWAELRDSAIDLGVGWPSRRSPQDTGRLLVGWFGAEPDGPPPVRPARGRGLAPGAEDALDRVVGALERVRYARAASDEPGALAEDVRTCIAALEHGSTRSALRRASWMPRSVFARDDAESALVPGGRASETLVTGGVVDHVG comes from the coding sequence ATGAGCGGCCGGGCCACGGGACTGCGCCAGGGCCTGCCGATGGCCCTGGTCGCCGCGGCGACGACCTGGGTCGGGATGTGGTCGTGGAAGGGTTTCACCAGCAACTGGGGCGACTTCCTGGGCCCGCTGCTGTTCGTCGCCCTCGTCGTCTCCGTCGGTGGCGCCGCCCTACGTGCCGCTCCGCTCCCCCGTCGGGCCGGGGTGACGCTGCACGTCCTGCTGATCGTCGTGGTGCTCTGGCTGATGCTCGGCGGCTCGCTCCTCTCGCCGATCGCCTCGACTTGCGACCTCGCCGCCTCGATCTCCGACGCCTGGGTCAGCGCCGCCACGTGGGCGCCGCCGATCCCGACCACGGTGCCGAGCATCGCGCCCCTGATGATCCCGTGCGGTGCCCTCGCGCTGTTCCTGGTCGACCTCACGGCGTGCTGGCTGCGCCGGGTCTCCCTGGCCGGGCTCCCGCTGCTCGCGGTCTACTGCGTGCCGATCAGCCTGATCGGCACGGGCGTCTCGTGGCCGGTCTTCCTGGCGGCCGCGGCCGGCTTCCTGCTGATGATGTTCCTCCAGGAGTCCGCCCACATCTCGCGCTGGGGCCGCCCGCTCGGGACCGGCGCCGCGGGTGCCGACCCGCACGGCTTCGGGGTCAGCAACGGCGCCAGCAAGTCCAGCGCCGGTGCGGTGGGCAGCGCGGCCGTGGTGCTGGCGGTGATCCTGCCGATCTTCATCCCCACATTGCACCTCGACGGCCTCGGCATGTTCGGCTCCGGTGGCAGCGGCAGCGGCGTGAAGGTCACCAACCCGATCACCGACATGCGCCGCAACCTCCAGCGCGGCAAGGACGTTCCACTGCTGGACATCGTCACCAACGACCCCCACCCGTCGTACCTCCGGATCGCGGTGCTCAACCAGTTCAACGGCCTGGAGTGGACCACCGGCAGCCGGCAGATCATCAGCGACCAGCTCGCCAACGGCATCGTGCCGATGGAGCAGGGCCTGGCCAGGGACGTGCCGCTGAAGAGCTACAACTACTCGGTGCAGGCGACCTCGGACTTCGACTCCAGCTGGCTGCCGACCCAGTTCCCGGTCTCCGACATCGAGGCCGCGGGCGACTGGCACTGGGACGCCACCACCATGGACTTCATCGCCGGGTCGGACCAGCCCACCACGGCGGGTGCCACCTGGACCATGGTCAGCTCCCAGCCCCAGCTGACTGCCTACTCCATGGCGCACTCCCTCCAGGCACCGCTGGCCATCCAAAACGCCTTCACCGCGCTGCCGACCACGCTCCCGCCGCTGGTCTCACAGCTGGCCGACCGGGTCACGGCCGGCGACACGACCCGGCTCCAGAAGGCGATCGACCTGCAGCGCTGGTTCCGCAGCACCGGCCACTTCCGCTACAGCCTGAAGACCGCCTCCGGCGACGGCAACAGCGCCCTGACCACCTTCCTGACCCGCGGCAAGGGCGGGCGGATCGGCTACTGCGAGCAGTTCGCCTCGGCGTACGCGGTGATGGCCCGCTCGCTCGACATCCCGGCCCGGGTGGCGGTGGGCTTCCTCCAGCCCTCGCCCGGCCCCAACGGCGACTGGGTCTACTCCGCCCACGACCTCCATGCCTGGCCGGAGCTGTACTTCCGGGGTTCGGGCTGGGTGCGCTTCGAACCGACCCCATCCATCCGGGCCAAGACCACACCGATCTACACCCGCGAGCCGCTGACCAGGCCGAACGGTGGCCCCAAGAAGTCCCAGGGACCCGGGGGCGGCAAGACCGCCACCGACCCCACGTCCGGCCAGTCGGTCAAGAAGCCCCATGACCAGACCACCACGTCCACCTCCTCCGGCTCGGGCTTCCACGTGCCGTGGGTGCCCCTGCTGGTCGGTCTGGTGGTGCTGGTCCTGCTCGCGGTGCTGGCTCTCCTGCCGCGCTCGATCCGCCGTGCACGTCGTACCCGGCGGCTGGCCGGCCACGCCGAGGATGCCTGGGCGGAGCTGCGCGACAGTGCCATCGACCTCGGGGTCGGCTGGCCGTCCCGGCGCTCGCCCCAGGACACCGGGCGACTGCTGGTCGGCTGGTTCGGCGCCGAGCCCGACGGGCCGCCCCCCGTCCGCCCGGCACGCGGTCGCGGGCTGGCGCCCGGAGCCGAGGACGCCCTGGACCGGGTGGTGGGCGCTCTGGAGCGGGTGCGCTACGCGCGAGCGGCTTCGGACGAGCCCGGTGCCCTGGCCGAGGACGTCCGCACCTGCATCGCGGCGCTCGAGCACGGGAGCACCCGCAGCGCGCTGCGCCGGGCGAGCTGGATGCCCCGGTCGGTGTTCGCGCGGGACGACGCCGAGTCCGCACTGGTCCCCGGCGGGCGTGCGTCGGAGACCCTGGTCACCGGCGGCGTGGTCGACCACGTCGGCTGA
- a CDS encoding DUF3040 domain-containing protein: MPLSEEELRALEQMERALVQEDPKLASTLRGTSLRRAAQRRAVLAGVCFAGGLAVLMFGAISRTTLLGLLGFVIMLVSATIALTALRGSSGVRRTPSRPGAPTGSVLDRFGTPWRRRHDGES, translated from the coding sequence GTGCCGCTCTCGGAAGAGGAGTTGCGAGCACTCGAGCAGATGGAGCGCGCCCTCGTCCAAGAGGACCCGAAGCTCGCCTCCACCCTCCGTGGCACCAGCCTGCGGCGTGCCGCCCAGCGCCGGGCCGTCCTGGCCGGGGTCTGCTTCGCCGGTGGCCTGGCCGTGCTCATGTTCGGTGCCATCTCTCGCACCACCCTGCTCGGGCTGCTCGGGTTCGTGATCATGCTGGTGTCCGCGACGATCGCCCTCACGGCGCTCCGCGGCAGCTCCGGCGTCCGCCGTACCCCCAGCCGACCAGGGGCCCCGACCGGGTCCGTCCTCGACCGGTTCGGCACTCCGTGGCGCCGGCGCCACGACGGCGAGTCCTGA
- the dinB gene encoding DNA polymerase IV yields the protein MSGAPASPPPTPGPASGTTPGPAPVTPILHVDMDAFYASVAVRERPELREVPVIVGGGSRGVVLSANYLARATGVRSALPMTRARRMCPAAVVIAPDFETFTTVSASVMETFRRVTPLVEALSLDEAVLDVRGSTRRLGTPEEIAEHLRATIHDEQGITCSVGVAASMTMAKLASRWAKPDGVVVCPPSSVTTMLHPLDVGELYGVGEKTREMLHRLGLVTVGDLAHTSVRTLQRALGHHLGRHLHDLSWGIDERQVVARTSGSYFGVLGGDPDKSMGANETFAHDTDDRASIVRELLRLTDRVTSRMRVAGVAGRTVTITVRFADFTTITRSRTMAEATDVTQEIYREAVRSYDALGLQRARLRLVGVRVEGLVTRDRVHRQLVLGERDQGWSEADRAMDRIVRRFGAGTVRPASLLSSNR from the coding sequence ATGAGCGGCGCCCCGGCGTCGCCTCCACCGACACCCGGCCCGGCATCCGGCACAACACCCGGCCCGGCACCGGTCACGCCGATCCTGCACGTCGACATGGATGCCTTCTATGCCAGCGTGGCGGTCCGCGAACGCCCCGAGCTGCGTGAGGTCCCGGTCATCGTCGGCGGAGGGTCGCGCGGGGTGGTGCTCTCGGCCAACTACCTCGCCCGAGCGACCGGCGTCCGCTCGGCGCTGCCGATGACCCGCGCCCGCCGGATGTGCCCGGCGGCGGTGGTGATCGCACCCGACTTCGAGACCTTCACGACGGTCTCGGCCTCGGTGATGGAGACCTTCCGCCGGGTCACCCCGCTGGTGGAGGCGCTCTCGCTGGACGAGGCCGTCCTCGACGTCCGGGGCTCGACCCGGCGGCTCGGCACGCCGGAGGAGATCGCCGAGCACCTGCGCGCCACGATCCACGACGAGCAGGGCATCACCTGCTCGGTCGGGGTGGCGGCCTCGATGACCATGGCAAAGCTGGCCAGCCGCTGGGCCAAGCCCGACGGGGTGGTGGTCTGCCCGCCCTCGTCGGTCACCACGATGCTGCACCCGCTCGACGTCGGTGAGCTGTACGGCGTGGGGGAGAAGACCCGCGAGATGCTCCACCGCCTCGGTCTGGTCACCGTCGGCGACCTCGCGCACACGTCGGTCCGGACCCTCCAGCGTGCCCTCGGCCACCACCTCGGCCGACACCTCCACGACCTCTCGTGGGGCATCGACGAACGCCAGGTGGTGGCCCGTACCAGCGGCTCCTACTTCGGCGTCCTGGGCGGAGACCCCGACAAGTCGATGGGCGCGAACGAGACCTTCGCCCACGACACCGACGACCGGGCCTCGATCGTGCGCGAGCTGCTGCGCCTGACCGACCGGGTCACCAGCCGGATGCGCGTGGCCGGAGTGGCCGGGCGCACCGTGACCATCACCGTCCGGTTCGCCGACTTCACCACGATCACCCGGTCCCGCACGATGGCCGAGGCCACCGACGTCACCCAGGAGATCTACCGCGAGGCGGTCCGCTCCTACGACGCGCTCGGCCTGCAGCGCGCCCGGCTGCGGCTGGTGGGAGTCCGGGTCGAGGGTCTGGTGACCCGCGACCGGGTCCACCGCCAGCTGGTCCTGGGCGAGCGGGACCAGGGCTGGTCGGAGGCCGACCGGGCCATGGACCGCATCGTCCGCAGGTTCGGGGCCGGCACCGTGCGGCCCGCGAGCCTGCTTTCCTCGAACCGATAG
- a CDS encoding methyltransferase, producing the protein MAGRSDTRTAVVWSALEPTLGSGPLDVLDIGGGTGGLAVRVGELGHRVTVVDPSPDALAALARRAREHDVEVAGLQGELADLLDVVEPASADLVLCHGVLEVVDDPADALATLARVLRPDGMLSLLVAQRYAAVVARAMAGHFQQALALLDPAPGAGRRPAEPSGRSGRRYTRDELTGLVQQAGFVPVAVHGVRVFTDLVPGSLLDLEPGATAALVELEQAVATLPEYLPLATQLHLLAHRSS; encoded by the coding sequence ATGGCCGGCCGCAGCGACACCCGCACCGCCGTGGTGTGGTCCGCGCTGGAGCCGACGCTCGGCAGCGGACCCCTCGACGTCCTCGACATCGGGGGCGGCACCGGTGGTCTCGCGGTCCGGGTCGGTGAGCTCGGCCACCGGGTCACCGTGGTCGACCCCAGTCCCGACGCCCTGGCCGCGCTGGCCCGCCGGGCCCGCGAGCACGACGTCGAGGTCGCCGGCCTCCAGGGGGAGCTGGCCGACCTGCTCGACGTGGTCGAGCCGGCGAGCGCCGACCTGGTGCTGTGCCACGGTGTCCTCGAGGTCGTCGACGACCCGGCCGACGCCCTGGCCACCCTGGCCCGGGTGCTCCGCCCCGACGGGATGCTCAGTCTGCTCGTCGCCCAGCGCTACGCCGCCGTGGTCGCCCGGGCCATGGCCGGCCACTTCCAGCAGGCACTGGCCCTGCTCGACCCGGCGCCCGGCGCCGGGCGCCGTCCCGCCGAGCCATCGGGCCGGTCCGGGCGGCGCTACACCCGTGACGAGCTCACCGGCCTGGTGCAGCAGGCCGGGTTCGTCCCCGTCGCGGTGCACGGCGTCCGGGTCTTCACCGACCTGGTGCCCGGCTCCCTGCTCGACCTCGAGCCCGGTGCCACCGCCGCCCTGGTCGAGCTGGAGCAGGCCGTCGCGACCCTGCCCGAGTACCTCCCGCTGGCCACCCAGCTGCACCTGCTCGCCCACCGGTCCTCCTGA
- a CDS encoding DNA polymerase III subunit alpha, producing MDPFVHLHVASGYSLQYGAAHPHVLVERAAEQEMDTLALTDRDGTYGAVKHALACRAAGIRPVLGVDLAVRPCSSPVQERALRASRHQGPRTPVRGGEFRDDRLLPRATFLAHAGQAGGRAGWAAICRLVSATQLSGERGKPVVDLSVIAPWLASGDVVVLLGPTSEVGAALARRRDDLAHAALAPWLELVPRDNLLLELVSHRLAGRGGEWGPGTTPHAARMAGFARRAGLGAVLTNAVRYADRRDAPVVDVLDAARRLVALDRRHLDRGNAEGFLKSGKQMHEVAEEIARLAGLGDSDREAGLLLARTRQVADRCALDPRADLGLGEVHFPEFDLSGAGSGDPGRQQADQILRHRCESGIGRRYGSAPRQRIWKRLDDELEMIRGLGYASYFLTVGDVTDLIRDLGVRCAARGSGAGSLVNYLLGISGVDPIRHGLLMERFLSPLRASLPDIDVDVESARREDIYRAILDRYGGERCVCVSMMDTYRVRHAVRDVGAALGMPPGETDAIAKAFPHIRARDARMAMRDLPELRAAGLDSSRLDLMFDLVERLDGLPRHIAVHPCGVLLSDATLLDRTPVESSFAGFPMSQFDKDDVEDLGLLKLDVLGIRMQSSMAHAVDLIRRTDGLEIDLDDEEQVPFDDPETFEMISSARTLGVFQIESPGQRELVGKSGIETFDHIITDISLFRPGPVKSDMITPYLEAKHGWRSVTYLHDDLRPILEQTNGVVVFHEQVIEMIAQFAGITNAEADEKRRALGDVEGMAETKVWFFPRALGRGYPLPVVEAIWKVIEAFASFGFCKAHAAAFALPTYQSAWLKAHWPAHFLAGVLTHDPGMYPKRLILEDARQCGIEILGLDVNASEKAYVVEQCRPRQLAAWSLEDDDIAAPEGGWPDGRAWGIRLALAEVKGINAAEIDRILAARGGGPAGAGSPVPYVSLTDFWHRAQVSRPTAERLVLAGAFDSVYGLGSTVGAAGGGVRRRTRVTRRDLLLQVAELDRHARAIQRAGRARGLAAGRSRAGRAPVPRPADLRVEEAAARTSTDPRTREGSVALERHPLASQGVWAKAAAQSRASADPRPVTSLQLTLDLGDEPQEQVSGLPEMNADERMRAELEILGLDASRHVVDTYAEFLDDLGAVRSKDLLLQRSRAELLVAGVKVATQTPPVRSGRRVVFLTLDDGTGPVDATFFEDAQGPYAATVFDSWLLVVRGELRRTGRCGVSLRATGAWPLPDLHTRWQRDGIEAVRAHLAVVPRFEEVTHHRVLTHSSGFRMSPYADIKPPGEDVKAVARKLWHRSPGSPG from the coding sequence ATGGACCCCTTCGTCCACCTGCACGTCGCGTCCGGCTACTCCTTGCAGTACGGCGCCGCCCATCCGCACGTGCTCGTCGAGCGCGCGGCCGAGCAGGAGATGGACACCCTCGCCCTGACCGACCGCGACGGCACCTACGGCGCGGTCAAGCACGCCCTGGCCTGCCGGGCCGCGGGGATCCGGCCGGTGCTCGGCGTGGACCTCGCGGTCCGGCCGTGCTCCTCACCGGTCCAGGAGCGAGCGCTGCGAGCCTCTCGACACCAGGGCCCCCGCACCCCGGTCCGCGGCGGGGAGTTCCGCGACGACCGGCTGCTTCCGCGGGCCACGTTCCTGGCTCACGCCGGCCAGGCAGGCGGCCGGGCCGGCTGGGCCGCGATCTGCCGGCTGGTCTCGGCCACCCAGCTGAGCGGTGAGCGTGGCAAGCCGGTGGTCGACCTGTCGGTGATCGCCCCGTGGCTCGCGAGCGGTGACGTGGTGGTGCTGCTCGGCCCGACCTCCGAGGTCGGGGCCGCGCTGGCTCGGCGTCGTGACGACCTGGCCCACGCGGCGCTCGCCCCGTGGCTCGAGCTGGTCCCGCGCGACAACCTCCTGCTCGAGCTGGTCTCCCATCGGTTGGCCGGCCGCGGCGGGGAGTGGGGTCCGGGCACCACCCCGCACGCCGCCCGGATGGCCGGCTTCGCCCGGCGGGCCGGGCTGGGTGCGGTGCTGACCAACGCGGTGCGCTACGCCGACCGCCGCGACGCCCCGGTCGTCGACGTGCTCGACGCCGCCCGGCGGCTGGTCGCCCTCGACCGGCGTCATCTGGATCGCGGCAACGCCGAGGGCTTCTTGAAGTCCGGCAAGCAGATGCACGAGGTCGCCGAGGAGATCGCCCGGCTGGCCGGCCTCGGAGACAGCGACCGCGAGGCCGGCCTGCTGCTCGCCCGGACCCGGCAGGTCGCCGACCGCTGCGCCCTCGACCCGCGGGCCGACCTGGGGCTGGGGGAGGTCCACTTCCCGGAGTTCGACCTCTCCGGTGCCGGTTCCGGCGATCCCGGCCGGCAGCAAGCCGACCAGATCCTCCGGCACCGCTGCGAGTCGGGCATCGGCCGCCGCTACGGCTCGGCCCCCCGGCAACGCATCTGGAAGCGTCTCGACGACGAGCTGGAGATGATCCGCGGCCTGGGCTACGCGTCGTACTTCCTGACCGTCGGCGACGTCACCGACCTGATCCGCGACCTGGGAGTGCGCTGCGCCGCGCGTGGCTCGGGGGCGGGCAGCCTGGTCAACTACCTCCTCGGGATCTCCGGGGTCGACCCGATCCGGCACGGCCTGCTGATGGAGCGGTTCCTCTCGCCGCTGCGGGCCTCACTGCCCGACATCGACGTCGACGTGGAGTCGGCCCGGCGCGAGGACATCTACCGCGCGATCCTCGACCGCTACGGCGGGGAGCGCTGCGTCTGCGTCTCGATGATGGACACCTACCGCGTCCGCCACGCCGTCCGCGACGTCGGCGCCGCGCTCGGGATGCCACCCGGCGAGACCGATGCGATCGCCAAGGCGTTCCCCCACATCCGGGCTCGCGACGCCCGGATGGCGATGCGCGACCTGCCCGAGCTGCGGGCAGCCGGCCTCGACAGCTCGCGGCTCGACCTGATGTTCGACCTGGTCGAGCGGCTCGACGGGCTGCCGCGCCACATCGCCGTCCACCCCTGCGGGGTGCTGCTCTCCGACGCCACCCTCCTGGACCGCACCCCGGTGGAGTCCAGCTTCGCCGGGTTCCCGATGAGCCAGTTCGACAAGGACGACGTGGAGGACCTCGGGCTGCTCAAGCTCGACGTGCTCGGCATCCGGATGCAGTCCTCGATGGCGCACGCCGTCGACCTGATCCGCCGCACCGACGGCCTCGAGATCGACCTCGACGACGAGGAGCAGGTGCCGTTCGACGACCCCGAGACCTTCGAGATGATCAGCTCCGCCCGCACGCTCGGGGTGTTCCAGATCGAGTCACCCGGTCAGCGCGAGCTGGTCGGCAAGTCCGGCATCGAGACCTTCGACCACATCATCACCGACATCTCGCTGTTCCGGCCCGGGCCGGTCAAGAGCGACATGATCACCCCCTACCTCGAGGCCAAGCACGGCTGGAGGTCGGTGACCTATCTCCACGACGACCTGCGCCCGATCCTCGAGCAGACCAACGGCGTGGTGGTCTTCCACGAGCAGGTGATCGAGATGATCGCCCAGTTCGCCGGCATCACCAACGCCGAGGCCGACGAGAAGCGACGCGCCCTCGGTGACGTCGAGGGGATGGCCGAGACCAAGGTCTGGTTCTTCCCCCGCGCACTCGGGCGCGGCTACCCCCTGCCCGTGGTCGAGGCGATCTGGAAGGTGATCGAGGCGTTCGCCTCGTTCGGCTTCTGCAAGGCCCATGCCGCGGCGTTCGCGCTGCCCACCTACCAGTCGGCGTGGCTCAAGGCCCACTGGCCGGCGCACTTCCTGGCCGGGGTGCTCACCCACGACCCCGGCATGTACCCCAAGCGGCTGATCCTCGAGGACGCCCGCCAGTGCGGCATCGAGATCCTCGGGCTCGACGTCAACGCCTCCGAGAAGGCCTACGTCGTCGAGCAGTGCCGTCCCCGGCAGCTCGCTGCGTGGTCGCTCGAGGACGACGACATCGCGGCACCGGAGGGCGGTTGGCCCGACGGGCGGGCCTGGGGCATCCGGCTCGCGCTGGCCGAGGTCAAGGGCATCAACGCCGCAGAGATCGACCGGATCCTCGCCGCCCGCGGCGGCGGTCCGGCCGGGGCAGGGTCGCCGGTCCCCTACGTGTCCCTCACCGACTTCTGGCACCGCGCCCAGGTGTCGCGGCCGACCGCCGAGCGGCTGGTGCTGGCAGGCGCCTTCGACTCCGTCTACGGTCTCGGGTCCACCGTGGGTGCGGCCGGCGGAGGCGTGCGCCGCCGGACCAGGGTGACCCGGCGCGACCTGCTGCTCCAGGTCGCCGAGCTCGACCGCCACGCCCGGGCGATCCAGCGCGCCGGCCGAGCCCGCGGGCTCGCGGCCGGGCGGTCGAGAGCCGGCCGGGCACCGGTGCCGCGGCCCGCCGACCTCCGGGTCGAGGAGGCCGCCGCCCGCACCAGCACCGACCCCCGGACCCGCGAGGGGTCGGTCGCCCTCGAGCGCCACCCCCTGGCCAGCCAGGGGGTGTGGGCCAAGGCAGCGGCCCAGTCGCGCGCGAGCGCCGACCCGCGGCCGGTGACCTCGCTGCAGCTGACCCTCGACCTCGGCGACGAACCGCAGGAGCAGGTCAGCGGCCTGCCCGAGATGAACGCCGACGAGCGGATGCGGGCCGAGCTGGAGATCCTCGGCCTCGACGCCAGCCGGCACGTGGTCGACACCTATGCCGAGTTCCTCGACGACCTCGGTGCGGTGCGCAGCAAGGACCTCCTCCTCCAGCGCAGCCGCGCCGAGCTGCTGGTGGCGGGCGTCAAGGTCGCCACCCAGACCCCGCCGGTCCGGTCCGGGCGGCGGGTGGTGTTCCTGACCCTCGACGACGGCACCGGCCCGGTCGACGCCACCTTCTTCGAGGACGCCCAGGGGCCCTACGCCGCGACCGTGTTCGACTCCTGGCTGCTGGTGGTCCGCGGTGAGCTGCGGCGGACCGGTCGATGCGGCGTGTCGCTGAGGGCGACCGGCGCCTGGCCGCTGCCCGACCTCCACACGCGCTGGCAGCGCGACGGCATCGAAGCCGTCCGTGCCCACCTGGCGGTGGTGCCGCGCTTCGAGGAGGTCACCCACCACCGGGTCCTCACCCACTCCAGCGGGTTCCGGATGTCCCCGTACGCCGACATCAAGCCGCCCGGTGAGGACGTCAAGGCCGTCGCCAGGAAGCTCTGGCACCGCAGCCCCGGGAGCCCCGGATGA
- a CDS encoding SAV_6107 family HEPN domain-containing protein gives MSDQRRRESEESPFSLPATTHAYLARSAESLSEAVHAPDVPTRYACAHVAALRAAAALLAARARPAPARRRPQKNAWVLLAEVAPELAEWATFFAAGAAKRAAAEAGSTRAVSEREADDLVRDADRFLTLVEQALGLAPHLPSHLSPHLVVVPGPPVRRPVAPTTVRAG, from the coding sequence ATGAGCGACCAGCGCCGTCGTGAGTCCGAGGAGAGCCCCTTCTCGCTGCCCGCGACCACCCACGCCTATCTCGCCCGGTCCGCCGAGTCGCTGAGCGAGGCGGTCCACGCCCCCGACGTCCCCACCCGCTATGCCTGCGCCCACGTGGCCGCGCTGCGAGCCGCGGCCGCGTTGCTGGCCGCCCGGGCTCGCCCGGCTCCGGCGCGTCGCCGCCCACAGAAGAACGCCTGGGTCCTGCTGGCCGAGGTCGCTCCCGAGCTGGCTGAGTGGGCGACCTTCTTCGCGGCCGGTGCCGCGAAGCGGGCCGCGGCCGAGGCGGGTTCCACCCGGGCGGTCAGCGAGCGCGAGGCCGACGACCTGGTGCGTGACGCCGACCGGTTCCTGACCCTGGTCGAGCAGGCGTTGGGGCTGGCGCCCCACCTGCCCTCTCACCTGTCGCCCCATCTGGTGGTCGTCCCGGGTCCGCCGGTCCGCCGCCCGGTCGCGCCCACCACCGTCCGCGCCGGCTAG
- a CDS encoding DUF6504 family protein: MRRYDDPVETRMGQVSGMEGPEQFLWRGRLWKVRAVLAHWVETGPWWQSPGARAVIGSDEPLPASGSGQEVGGGDGLRGVDLLGERELWRVEAGRGPADGPDGAGGGVFELAFDWSDGRWALVGCAD; the protein is encoded by the coding sequence ATGAGGCGTTACGACGACCCGGTGGAGACCCGGATGGGTCAGGTGTCCGGCATGGAGGGTCCCGAGCAGTTCCTGTGGCGGGGCCGGTTGTGGAAGGTCCGCGCCGTGCTGGCGCACTGGGTGGAGACCGGTCCGTGGTGGCAGTCTCCCGGAGCCCGGGCGGTGATCGGCTCCGACGAGCCGCTGCCTGCCTCCGGGTCGGGCCAGGAGGTCGGCGGGGGAGACGGGCTCCGAGGCGTCGACCTGCTGGGAGAGCGCGAGCTGTGGCGGGTGGAGGCCGGCCGCGGCCCCGCGGATGGTCCCGACGGTGCGGGCGGGGGAGTCTTCGAGCTCGCCTTCGACTGGAGCGACGGGCGCTGGGCGCTCGTCGGCTGTGCGGACTAG